The Nostoc sp. 'Peltigera membranacea cyanobiont' N6 genome contains the following window.
GTAGCGGCGTTTCTACCCCGTCGGACAATATCTAATTCGGTGTCCCTCAGATGAGGAGTTAGCGATCGCAAATGTAGCGCTTGTGTTTCTGCTCTTACCTGCTCCACTACCAGCCGATGGTAAATTCCTGACCGCTGCAATGGCAGCAGATGGAACATTCTAACATACAACTCATAAATTGCATCCCCCAAATATGCTAAAGCAGTAGGAGAAATTTGTTGCACTTGTGAGAGGGAAATCTGTTGGAATGGCCCTGTGGTTGCCAAGAGTGCTTGAGTCCAAGATAAACTCTGCTTAGGAGTTTCATCTTGTCCATCTAATAGTTCCTCCTGTGACTTCACAAATAAATCATTCCTTGACGGGCTAGATTTGGCAGGCATTCTTCGCAAAGACTGATTTTTCTGAAGTGTGCCATGATAGTATACTTAGCATAATCAATACTATCAAAATTGCTTCCTAATTTCATCATTTTGACTGAGAGTTGGCATTTTAAATCACCCTGATGTCAATGCCTATGAACCAAATTTTGCCTAATTATTGTGGTCTGTATCTAAGATAGGGTAAAATTTTGACATCAAATACACGCTGTTACTAAATCCCATTGTCATGCTTACTTAGTAAGCGACAATTTCTAACTATACAGTATCAAGTCAACTTTACCTATACACAAATCTGCTGACTTTGTATTTTCTACAATTTTTTCAGACTTGATTGTTTATCCGATATTCTGCCCAATAATCATTTACCCAAGAACTGGGTGTCTATAAATAGTTGGAAAAAATATTTACAGTCATTACGCAACTTATAGAGACGCTACCGCGTAAGCTTCATTCGCAATGACATAGTGTAATTCATTCTGTCCAAGTACTTATCTTTAGTTATTGCTCAACTTTAAACATAATAACTCAACTGGTTTTTTGCCTCTCCCACCAGGAGCTACGGTGTACACACAAGTCTTTGAGAGTGGACTCACAAGCTTTTGATCCCCCCAACCCCCCGACAAATTGGGGGGCAAAAGTCTCTTAAAGTCCCCCTTAAGAAGGGGGATTTAGGGGGATCTTCAACGATTTTGGGTTTTGTACAGATATGTCTGTACACCGTAGCCCACC
Protein-coding sequences here:
- a CDS encoding Mini-ribonuclease 3; this encodes MKSQEELLDGQDETPKQSLSWTQALLATTGPFQQISLSQVQQISPTALAYLGDAIYELYVRMFHLLPLQRSGIYHRLVVEQVRAETQALHLRSLTPHLRDTELDIVRRGRNAATGRPKRLNPEIYQQATSLETLIGYLYLTDYQRLTELLQMLHVEKE